The uncultured Mailhella sp. genome segment AATTGGAAAGAAGAAGTCTCCTTTCCGCCTTCATCCCTTGCGAAAAATTGCCACTGCGGCTACAAAAGAAACAAAGAAACGGAGAGGATTATTTTAACGTATCCGCCTCTCCATGATACCTGCTACCCGCTCCCCGGAGGGAAGCCATGCCTATTACCACTCCTAAAGAGATGTTCGACCGTGCCTACAAAGAAGGCTATGCCATCGGTGCCTTCAACGTCAACAACATGGAAATCATACAGGGCATCATGCAGGCCGGTGCGGAAGAACGCTCGCCGCTGATACTTCAGGTTTCCGCCGGTGCCCGCAAGTATGCCGGTCAGGTTTACATCATGAAGCTGGTGGAAGCCGCTCTCATCGAAGCCGACATTCCGGTGGTGGTGCATCTCGACCACGGTCCCGACTTTGAACTGTGCAAGGCCTGCATCGACGGCGGTTTCAGCTCCGTCATGATCGACGGTTCCCACCTTCCCTTTGAGGAAAATATCGCTGTTACCAAAAAAGTTGTGGAGTACGCTCACGACCGGGGTGTATGGGTTGAAGCAGAACTCGGACGCCTTGCCGGCATAGAAGAACACGTCTCTTCCGATCACAGCATTTATACCGATCCCGATCAGGCCGTGGAATTCGCCCAGCGTTCCGGCTGCGACTCTCTCGCCATTGCCATCGGTACCAGCCACGGCGCATACAAGTTCAAGGGTGAAGCCAAGCTCGACTTTGAACGCCTCGACAAGATTTCTTCCATGATGCCCGGCTATCCGCTGGTGCTGCACGGCGCTTCCAGCGTTCCGCAGGAATTCGTGGCCATGGCCAACCAGTACGGCGGACAGCTCGGCAACGCCAAGGGCGTTCCCGAAGAAATGCTGCGCAAGGCCGCCAAGTCCGGCGTATGCAAAATCAACATCGACTCCGATATCCGTCTCGCCATGACGGCCAGCATTCGCAAGTACATGGCAGAGCATCCCGAAGCCTTCGATCCGCGCACCTATCTGAAGCCCGCCCGTGAGGCCGTGAAGGATATGGTACAACGCAAGATCCGCAACGTTCTCGGCAGCTCCAACAAAATCTAACATATTTTCCGACGATGGCCCGGACACAGTCCGGGCGGTTCGCCGGGAACATCATCTGCCGCAAACGCGGAATCGTCCCCGACGTCATTCCAGCACCTCGGCATGAAACAACAAAACGCGGGATCATGGCACTTCCGGCACCATGATCCCGCGTTTTCACTATGGCAGCACTGCCCATATTTCCAGAAGAGAATCAGGCAGGTCAGTATTGATCAGTACAGGGGTACCGTCATTCCTTCCGGCATATCTTCGTCGGGAAGATCGACCACCATATCCCCGTGTTCATCCTTATATATGCCTATTCTGAGTATCAGGGCATCATTGATACCCTTGACCTTCAGCAGGTCTTCCACCGAATGGAAAGGTCCGTGCTCTTCCCTGTATTTGATCAGGTTGGTCACCATGGCACGGTTCATATCAA includes the following:
- the fba gene encoding class II fructose-1,6-bisphosphate aldolase; its protein translation is MPITTPKEMFDRAYKEGYAIGAFNVNNMEIIQGIMQAGAEERSPLILQVSAGARKYAGQVYIMKLVEAALIEADIPVVVHLDHGPDFELCKACIDGGFSSVMIDGSHLPFEENIAVTKKVVEYAHDRGVWVEAELGRLAGIEEHVSSDHSIYTDPDQAVEFAQRSGCDSLAIAIGTSHGAYKFKGEAKLDFERLDKISSMMPGYPLVLHGASSVPQEFVAMANQYGGQLGNAKGVPEEMLRKAAKSGVCKINIDSDIRLAMTASIRKYMAEHPEAFDPRTYLKPAREAVKDMVQRKIRNVLGSSNKI
- a CDS encoding helix-hairpin-helix domain-containing protein — its product is MMLNARRRMIPAALLFFVCMAAPGVSHADVINLNTATKAELLEAPIDMNRAMVTNLIKYREEHGPFHSVEDLLKVKGINDALILRIGIYKDEHGDMVVDLPDEDMPEGMTVPLY